The genomic region CCCCGGATTGGACAAAAGgtgcttttccccccccccccccccgtccttgAACGAAGACACCGGCCAATGGTGGGTGGCACATGGCAGCTCACCAGTGGAATAAAAGTCCCTCATCCCCCACGCGCTGGTCCCTGGGCGAGCCACCGCACCCCTGCACACGAGGGCTCGTGGGCCACCACTCAGTGCCGGCGTTCGCCCACAAACACGTCCCAGTCTGCAAGCCTGGTGGGTGCCGGCTCAACCGGCAACCGTTCTCCTCCCGGCTCGGTTTGCCTTGGAGGGATGAAGGAGGAGAGCTCCACACAGTGACATCCCACTGCCACCAATGCCAAGGGCGTCCAACATCATCTGATAAGATGCTCGGGGTGCGAGCATCCGTGGAGGATGCTCTCCCCCATTCCATGGACCAAGGCTCGGATGCTTTCTGGAGCTGCTT from Opisthocomus hoazin isolate bOpiHoa1 unplaced genomic scaffold, bOpiHoa1.hap1 HAP1_SCAFFOLD_192, whole genome shotgun sequence harbors:
- the LOC142359601 gene encoding uncharacterized protein LOC142359601 isoform X1; the protein is MVEGRAMEKQLQKASEPWSMEWGRASSTDARTPSILSDDVGRPWHWWQWDVTVWSSPPSSLQGKPSREENGCRLSRHPPGLQTGTCLWANAGTEWWPTSPRVQGCGGSPRDQRVGDEGLLFHWEELVTESPLAPVLDAYYQGCGNVAAARSPSGRRSEGPSDASYSPSEAQLPTVPDSVASGWWLRCKPWCYTRLGLLLFVISPHPSVAMKPGNVKA
- the LOC142359601 gene encoding uncharacterized protein LOC142359601 isoform X2; its protein translation is MVEGRAMEKQLQKASEPWSMEWGRASSTDARTPSILSDDVGRPWHWWQWDVTVWSSPPSSLQGKPSREENGCRLSRHPPGLQTGTCLWANAGTEWWPTSPRVQGCGGSPRDQRVGDEGLLFHWEELVTESPLAPVLDAYYQGCGNVAARSPSGRRSEGPSDASYSPSEAQLPTVPDSVASGWWLRCKPWCYTRLGLLLFVISPHPSVAMKPGNVKA